The DNA region TGAGCGCCTCGACGTGGGCTCCCTCGTGATCCCGGACATCCTCGATCTGCTGGTAGGTCGAGTAGCGAAGCGTCGGCCGCGCGAAGTACTGCGCCACCGCCGAGTTCTCGACCTCGCTTTCCGTATGATTCGCGAGGAACTCCTCGTAGAAGGCGTACTCCAGGTGTTCGAGGGTCAACGCGTAGTTCAGGATCTCCACGTCGCTCGGAGTCGTGTTCGCGTCATCGGAGCTGTCGTTGGCCGCACTGCCGATGCCCGAGAGCGCCAGCGTTCCGCCGACGAGCGCCGTCCCACCGAGAAACGCCCGTCGCGAGCGCTGCTCGCCGTCGCCGGTTCGCGTCGCTGGTTCGTCCATGTCTACTGGTTCGCACGGCGACGTTCAAAAACCTATGCCGGAATCTCGCCCGAAACGATCGCCGAGCGAACCGTGACGTCGTGGCCCGTCGCTGTCCTCGATCGGTGCAGTCGCGGCACGCTCGGAGCGTGGGTCGCGGACTCGATCCGGACGCTCGGTTGCAGCCTCACGAGTCGTTCTCTCCCTGGGGAACCAAGATCCCGACCGACACCGTCGGTCGTCGACGCTCCCCCGGTTGGTTCTGGGACGAACGGACCACGGGACGTCAGCGCTGAAGATTTATATGCAAGTGACCGGATGCGTAGCCATGAGCGACACGGACACGTCGCCGGGCGTCACCGTCTCGTCGGACGGCATCACCGTCCGGAAGGCCTACGAAACCGACGAGTTCCCCGTTCCGGCGATCACCTTCGATCTCGCGTCCGAACGCGAGAGCGCAGCGGTGGTTCGCCTCGTGGACGCGGCCCCGAAGGCGTCTCGGCGAACGATCTCGGCTTCAACCCGGACTACGGCGGCGAGCACTGGTCGATCGAGGACGGCTACGCGGTCTTCGAGCGACGGCTCGCTCCGAGCGAGGAGTACCGGACCGTCTACGGCGTCCGCAACGTCGATCTCGATTCCAGCCAGGTCACGGGCGATCCGGTGATCGACGTCACGGCCGTCGACGCGTCCGACGGTGAGGACGACAGCCACGTCGAAACGCCTGGCGGAACGTCGACCGGTGGAACGTCGACGACCTCGACCGGCGGAACGGGCAGCGTCGGCGCGGCGCTCGCGGCGGAGATCCGCGACGGAGATCTCTCGGCGGCGGACCGAGAGCTTCTCGTCGAGGAGTTCGGCCGGAGCGGGAGCGACGAGGCCCGTCTCGCCCACCTCCAGTCGCGGATCAGTGATCTCGAAGCCTACAGCGACGCGCTCGAAGCGTTCATCGACGAGCACGGGACGGGTCGCGAGGTGATCGAGGACGCGTCCGACCGGCTCGACACCATCGAAAGCGAGGTCGACGATCTCGCCGAGCGTACCGAAGACAACGAGACGACCATCGACCGCCTCGGTGAGCGCACCGAGGAGACCGAGACCGACGTCGACCGGCTCGCCGAACGGACGGACGAAACCACGACCCGAATCGACGATCTCGCCGAGCGCACCGACGAGCACGCGACCGACATCGACGCACTCGACAAGGGCATCGCCGACGCGCGGGCCGAAATCGAGGAGACCCAGGCGTGGCTGGACGATCTCCGCGAGGACGTCGAGGAGCTCGACGCGTGGCGCACCCGGATATCGAGCGTCTTCGGTACCGACACCGAGACCGAAGAGGAAGCCTGACGGCTGCGCACGCGCGACGGTCCGAACGGCTATCCCGTCCCTTCGGTCGTGGTTCCGAGCGAACGACCGCGTGGTCCGTCGGTCCTTTAAGTAGTTCTGGCGACAAGACGTAGATACAGACGAGGTATCGTCCAGATACCTTCCCGTGGCCATGCCTGCAGAGCGATGACTTCAGAATGAAGCGACTGTGTCGGCAGCTACTGCTCCCCGATAGCCACGATGGTGTCACCTCACGACGTGGTACTCCTGCACGGATTCGTTGCGTGCTTCGCCGCTGACGACGAGCGTCCTGTTCTTCCTTCGATCGTTGCGGCCACGGCCAGCCCGGGACGAGGTGTGAACTCCCGTCCCAAGACAGTCGAGCGTCCACACACGCATCAACGACGACGTGGCGAGCAGATCGTCGTTTTCCATCGCGGTACGCGCATCATCGATCAAAGGACTACTGGTGTGGCGACCCCGCTCGGTCAAGCGTCTCCTGGGGCTGCGAGTGGACTCGCGTCAAAATAATACTAAATATTCCTGCCAAGTAGGGGGCAACACTACCTCAGTTGATATAGCAGAATATGATTTACTCGTCCGCTGCCGACCATGTTCGTTATCGGTCAAGAATCCGGTATATGTTGTTCTCGTATACATTTCGGACTCGATCGCCCCAGTTGTGGGTGTAGGTGTCGATCACGTCGTCGGCGACGTCGCCGCGGAGGTACTTGACGACACCGCGGTCGCCGGTACGATCCCGGAGGTGTGTCGTGAAGAAGTGCCTGAAGTAGTGGGGAGTGACGTTTTCGGTCGCACCGCCGCCGGACTCGTACCAGCCCATCGTTCGAGCGCGCTTCGAGACGAGCGAGCGCACCATTGGTGGCGTGAGGCGCTCTCCCCAGTCGTCCCTCGTGCTGAGAAACAGCGGTTCAGCGGCCGAAACGGCGTCAGGACGAACGGCAAGCCACCGTTTGAGCATGGCGTGGAGCTCGTCGTCGACTGGAATCATCGTCGCGCGTCGCCGCTTGTTCGAAGCACCCCGTTCCTCACCGTTGACGGCATCCCCCTGACTCACGTCGCTTGCGACGTACATCGACTCGGATCGACCGCTCAACTGACCTCGATCGCCGAGGGGATACGCTGCGTTGAGGTCCTCATCATCGAGCGCGAGGTCCCGCAGATCGAGGTTACAGAGCTCACCCACGCGCATGCCGGTTTTCAGCAGCGTCACGAGTACTGCTTGGTCGAGCGGGTGGTCAACGCTCCCGACGAACCGGCACATCGCCGATAACGGAATGTCCCGTCTCTGAGGGTCCTTCTCGATGGTTTCGTCCATCTCTTCCACCACGAGCGCCATGGGGTTCGATTCGAACGTTTCGACCTGTGTCATGTAGGCGTAGAACCGATGTAGATAGGAAGCGTAGGTCGCTACCGTGCTCTGACTGTGCGTTGCTCTGATCGAGTGGATCCATGCCATGCACTCACGCCGTCCGGCCTCGGCCGGCATGAGTGGGCCACCGGAGCATCGGTCGGGGTCCGCGAGGAACTCCTCGAACCGCCGGAGGACACGCTCGTAGGCCTCGCGCGTGCGCTCCGAACGCCCGTGGTACTCGAGGTCCTGAACGAAATACGCGATCGCATCGTCGGTTGCCTCGGTTGCTTCAGTCGCCATCGGAGTTCTCGATAGTGTACCCTCCGTGACGGCCACTGTACCGGACCTGGTTTTCGCTCTGAAGGCGTTGGAGCGTGGTCTCGAGTCGTTCCTCGATGTTCTCGATAAGCGATTCGACGAGTTCGTCCCACGAGCAGTACCCATCGTCGAGAACGTTGAGCACTCGGCTTTCGAGGCCCTCGACCCCAGGGGCTTCGTCCACAGTATCCATTTGTCCGGCCTCGTCGGAGCTGAAGGTGAAATCACGTCGGCCAGCTTGCACCATGATCTTGATAAACTCGCTCTGACTCATCTCCAGCTCATTCGCGTGTTCTCGCCACTCTTCTTTCTGATACGCTGGAACGTAGGCTTTGACGACTTTCTGATCGGCGTCCGTCTCGCTCGCCATTACGTGAGCAACGATCCGCCCTCGGTATCAATGTTCCCCTGTAGCTCTATAGACGCTCTTAGATCGCAGCCGATGACTACTCTTTTGCCAGCTGAGCCAGCAAAACAGTGTATGAAGTACCCTATGATCGTCCGGGGGTCCTGTATAGCGAGATAAATCTCGATAAGTCATAAATCAAATACGTTGTTCGTGTAG from Halococcus agarilyticus includes:
- a CDS encoding tyrosine-type recombinase/integrase, which encodes MATEATEATDDAIAYFVQDLEYHGRSERTREAYERVLRRFEEFLADPDRCSGGPLMPAEAGRRECMAWIHSIRATHSQSTVATYASYLHRFYAYMTQVETFESNPMALVVEEMDETIEKDPQRRDIPLSAMCRFVGSVDHPLDQAVLVTLLKTGMRVGELCNLDLRDLALDDEDLNAAYPLGDRGQLSGRSESMYVASDVSQGDAVNGEERGASNKRRRATMIPVDDELHAMLKRWLAVRPDAVSAAEPLFLSTRDDWGERLTPPMVRSLVSKRARTMGWYESGGGATENVTPHYFRHFFTTHLRDRTGDRGVVKYLRGDVADDVIDTYTHNWGDRVRNVYENNIYRILDR
- a CDS encoding DUF5805 domain-containing protein, which gives rise to MASETDADQKVVKAYVPAYQKEEWREHANELEMSQSEFIKIMVQAGRRDFTFSSDEAGQMDTVDEAPGVEGLESRVLNVLDDGYCSWDELVESLIENIEERLETTLQRLQSENQVRYSGRHGGYTIENSDGD